From Sulfurovum zhangzhouensis, one genomic window encodes:
- the serS gene encoding serine--tRNA ligase, whose product MIDLKYLQNNFEEASTKLQKKGVESETLENLQSLFVQLKEANAAFENARAEQNSMSKLFGQYKQEGKDITELKAKVDANKEVIAELQEKAREAEEALYTVALAIPNFPDESVPEGADEDDNIELRRVLEPKSFDFEPKEHWDLAEKNGWIDFERGVKLAKSRFSVLRGDAARLERALINFFLDTNQAKGFEELCVPFLNNAAMLQGTGQLPKFGDDLFKVEDEELYLIPTAEVPLTNMYHDEILSEKELPVLMTGYTPCFRKEAGSAGRDTRGMIRQHQFDKVEMVAIAHPDKSDEVFDMMVQNASDILTALGLPHRVVELCGGDLGFSAAKTIDLEVWLPGQNKYREISSISNTRDFQARRAKIRFKDGKQNRFVHTLNGSALAVGRTLIAIMENYQNEDGTITIPTVLQKYM is encoded by the coding sequence ATGATTGACCTTAAATATCTCCAAAATAACTTTGAAGAAGCGAGTACTAAGCTTCAAAAAAAAGGTGTAGAGAGTGAAACTCTTGAAAACCTACAATCACTTTTTGTTCAGTTAAAAGAGGCAAATGCTGCTTTTGAGAATGCAAGAGCAGAGCAGAACAGTATGTCTAAGCTCTTTGGACAGTATAAACAAGAAGGTAAAGACATTACTGAATTGAAGGCTAAAGTAGATGCAAACAAAGAAGTAATAGCAGAACTCCAGGAGAAGGCAAGAGAAGCTGAAGAAGCACTTTATACTGTCGCATTGGCAATCCCTAATTTCCCGGATGAAAGCGTACCTGAAGGTGCAGATGAAGATGATAACATAGAGCTAAGACGTGTGCTTGAACCTAAAAGTTTTGACTTTGAACCAAAAGAACATTGGGATTTGGCAGAGAAGAACGGATGGATCGATTTTGAACGTGGTGTGAAACTTGCTAAAAGCCGTTTTTCTGTACTCCGCGGTGATGCTGCAAGGCTGGAAAGAGCACTGATTAACTTCTTTTTGGATACGAATCAAGCAAAAGGTTTTGAAGAGCTTTGTGTACCGTTCTTGAATAATGCTGCAATGCTTCAAGGAACAGGGCAGCTGCCAAAGTTTGGTGATGATCTCTTTAAGGTAGAGGATGAAGAACTTTATCTTATCCCGACTGCAGAAGTACCGCTGACCAATATGTATCATGATGAAATCCTAAGTGAAAAAGAGTTGCCTGTACTTATGACAGGTTATACTCCTTGTTTTAGAAAAGAAGCAGGTAGTGCGGGGCGTGATACACGTGGTATGATTCGCCAGCATCAGTTTGACAAAGTAGAGATGGTAGCGATCGCACATCCTGATAAGAGTGATGAAGTCTTTGATATGATGGTACAAAATGCTTCTGATATACTCACAGCACTAGGTTTACCACATAGAGTAGTAGAACTTTGCGGAGGAGACCTTGGGTTTAGTGCAGCAAAGACTATAGATCTGGAAGTTTGGCTCCCGGGACAAAACAAATATCGTGAGATATCGTCTATCTCTAATACAAGAGACTTCCAGGCAAGACGTGCAAAGATACGCTTTAAAGATGGTAAACAAAATAGATTTGTCCATACATTGAATGGCTCAGCACTCGCGGTAGGACGTACGCTAATTGCTATTATGGAGAATTATCAAAACGAAGACGGGACTATCACTATACCTACTGTTCTTCAAAAGTATATGTAG
- a CDS encoding outer membrane beta-barrel protein: MVKKVAIALSCLVLGSTLNASELTESEKFIGLEVGAAKIQADTLAGLDHKGDDVEFGFRLGAQNDSWRTMLVFDYFDSSEDDQNYEKGLLELDYYLMNAESETFSFRPFIGLNVGYMNYESTYIDENGFLYGGQAGFIVGVTQHVDFDVMYRYSFTNADQTDHVESVVVGFNYFY; the protein is encoded by the coding sequence ATGGTTAAAAAGGTAGCAATTGCTTTATCATGTTTGGTGTTAGGTAGTACATTAAATGCATCAGAACTAACTGAATCAGAAAAATTCATAGGTTTGGAAGTTGGAGCAGCTAAGATCCAGGCAGATACATTAGCAGGATTAGATCATAAAGGGGATGATGTAGAATTTGGTTTCCGTCTTGGTGCTCAAAATGATTCCTGGAGAACAATGTTGGTTTTTGACTACTTTGATAGTTCTGAAGATGATCAAAACTATGAAAAAGGTCTTCTTGAGCTAGATTATTACTTGATGAATGCTGAATCTGAAACATTTTCTTTCCGTCCTTTTATTGGACTGAATGTAGGATATATGAACTATGAATCTACATATATTGATGAGAATGGATTCTTGTATGGTGGTCAAGCAGGGTTTATTGTGGGAGTGACGCAGCACGTAGATTTTGATGTGATGTACAGATATTCTTTTACAAATGCTGACCAGACAGATCATGTAGAGAGTGTAGTTGTAGGATTCAATTACTTTTACTAA
- a CDS encoding glutaredoxin family protein — MQPNPKKQKKVVLFTTPTCKWCTTAKKHLRDNGIKFKTIDITKDQKAAKDCQKHGCRGVPVYLIGTQWVCGFDYEKVEKLLNL; from the coding sequence ATGCAACCCAACCCTAAAAAGCAAAAGAAGGTTGTGCTATTTACTACACCTACCTGTAAATGGTGTACAACGGCTAAGAAACATTTGAGAGATAATGGAATAAAGTTCAAAACAATAGATATTACCAAAGATCAAAAAGCTGCGAAAGATTGTCAAAAACATGGTTGTCGAGGTGTACCGGTTTACCTGATTGGTACACAATGGGTTTGCGGGTTTGACTATGAAAAAGTTGAAAAATTATTAAATCTTTAG
- the groES gene encoding co-chaperone GroES, giving the protein MNFKPLGDRLLVERREEATTTASGIIIPDNAKDKPSQGTVIAIGNEVENINVGDTIVFGKYAGSEITLDSKVYLIMEESDALGILS; this is encoded by the coding sequence ATGAATTTTAAACCACTTGGTGATAGACTACTTGTAGAACGCCGTGAAGAAGCTACTACAACAGCATCAGGAATCATTATTCCTGACAATGCAAAAGATAAACCTTCACAAGGTACTGTTATTGCTATCGGCAATGAAGTAGAGAACATTAATGTAGGTGACACTATTGTCTTTGGTAAATATGCAGGTAGTGAAATTACACTTGACAGCAAAGTGTACTTGATCATGGAAGAATCAGACGCACTTGGTATATTGTCATAA
- the groL gene encoding chaperonin GroEL (60 kDa chaperone family; promotes refolding of misfolded polypeptides especially under stressful conditions; forms two stacked rings of heptamers to form a barrel-shaped 14mer; ends can be capped by GroES; misfolded proteins enter the barrel where they are refolded when GroES binds): MAKEIFFSDKARSGLYEGVTKLADAVKVTMGPRGRNVLIQKSYGAPHITKDGVSVAREIELSDPLQNMGAQLVKEVASNTADEAGDGTTTATVLAHSIFKEGLRNITAGANPIEVKRGMDKASAAIIEELKKISKEVKDKKEIAQVATISANSDHSIGDLIAEAMDRVGKDGVITVEEAKGIEDELEVVEGMQFDRGYLSPYFVTNTEKMTCEMDNPIILLTDMKITSLKDLVPVLEQVQQTGRPLLIIADDLEGEALATLVLNRLKGVLNIAAVKAPGFGDRKKAMLQDIAILTGATVITEELGLSLEKATLQDLGQCGRIVIDKDDTVIVDGKGSAEAVQARTNEIKIQLESTTSEYDKEKLQERLAKLAGGVAVIKVGAATETEMKEKKDRVDDALSATKAAVDEGIVIGGGAALIKAAQAVKLDLCGDEEVGAQIILRAVFAPIKQIASNAGFDAGVVADKIAHSEDPNLGFNAATGEYVDMIEAGIIDPLKVERVALQNATSVASLLLTTEATISDKKEEPTPMPDMPQVPGMPGMM; this comes from the coding sequence ATGGCAAAAGAGATATTTTTTTCAGATAAAGCAAGAAGCGGACTGTATGAAGGAGTAACAAAACTTGCAGATGCGGTTAAGGTAACGATGGGACCAAGAGGCCGTAATGTACTTATTCAAAAGAGCTATGGAGCACCTCACATCACAAAAGATGGTGTTTCAGTAGCTAGAGAGATCGAGCTGTCTGATCCATTGCAAAATATGGGTGCTCAATTAGTAAAAGAAGTAGCAAGCAACACAGCCGATGAAGCTGGTGATGGTACGACAACTGCTACGGTACTTGCACACTCTATCTTCAAAGAAGGTCTTCGTAATATCACTGCCGGGGCTAACCCTATCGAAGTAAAAAGAGGAATGGATAAAGCAAGCGCTGCGATCATCGAAGAGCTTAAAAAGATCTCTAAAGAAGTAAAAGATAAAAAAGAGATCGCTCAGGTTGCTACGATCTCAGCAAACTCTGACCACAGTATCGGTGATCTGATCGCTGAAGCGATGGATAGAGTAGGAAAAGACGGTGTCATTACTGTAGAAGAAGCAAAGGGTATCGAAGATGAGCTTGAAGTAGTTGAAGGTATGCAGTTTGACAGAGGTTACCTCTCTCCATACTTTGTAACTAACACAGAAAAAATGACATGTGAAATGGATAATCCAATCATTTTACTCACTGATATGAAAATTACTTCACTCAAAGATCTTGTACCTGTACTAGAACAAGTACAACAAACTGGAAGACCGCTTCTTATCATTGCTGATGATCTTGAAGGTGAAGCACTCGCAACGCTAGTTCTTAACAGACTTAAAGGTGTACTTAATATCGCTGCAGTCAAAGCACCAGGATTTGGTGATAGAAAGAAAGCGATGCTTCAAGATATTGCAATCCTTACTGGTGCCACAGTGATTACTGAAGAGCTAGGTCTTTCACTGGAAAAAGCAACACTTCAAGACCTTGGTCAATGTGGTAGAATCGTTATAGACAAAGATGATACTGTCATCGTAGATGGTAAAGGTTCAGCAGAAGCAGTACAAGCAAGAACCAATGAGATCAAGATCCAACTTGAGTCTACAACAAGTGAATATGACAAAGAAAAACTTCAAGAAAGACTAGCAAAACTTGCCGGTGGTGTAGCTGTAATCAAAGTAGGTGCTGCAACCGAAACTGAAATGAAAGAGAAAAAAGACAGAGTGGATGATGCACTTTCAGCAACAAAAGCAGCCGTCGATGAAGGTATAGTTATCGGTGGTGGTGCAGCTCTTATCAAGGCAGCCCAAGCAGTGAAACTTGATCTTTGCGGTGATGAAGAGGTAGGTGCACAGATCATTCTTAGAGCCGTATTTGCTCCGATCAAACAAATTGCAAGTAATGCAGGTTTTGATGCAGGTGTGGTAGCAGATAAGATCGCTCATTCTGAAGATCCTAATTTAGGATTTAACGCTGCTACTGGTGAATATGTGGATATGATTGAAGCAGGGATCATCGATCCGTTGAAGGTAGAACGTGTAGCACTTCAAAATGCAACTTCAGTTGCAAGCTTACTCCTTACGACTGAAGCAACTATCTCAGATAAAAAAGAAGAGCCGACACCAATGCCTGATATGCCACAGGTACCTGGAATGCCGGGTATGATGTAA
- a CDS encoding putative bifunctional diguanylate cyclase/phosphodiesterase: MNIDELKTIIIETLMNLDPIFLVSIIIVLLVSFYLFNKRLNKKLPDAADQSRKLLKKVFDTTDESVLVLSSNYQVVYANDLIIKLLGLKPDDTYKKIYQSIKVRIKKKWMTLDELIESELKGSKNNSYEQTKTQLCVEDKDTLPINIHIIQNFQMDNKWKYIVSIQDLRYEEEQKALEYLHHVTKLPNQTQALEDFNLLFAKTHLINGKLVFAVLEIDNFFKLRSILGYEQSTKIMVKLANYLTSASDKLAYKVYHMFPNSFLIVMTDVADPQIALNFVQEVQAELKKFYKMQDIRMHLTASVGISIYPDSGNTRNLLDNAYKALSEAQSHGHGQVHIFMPKKARFVFDELTLYNEMHLALENNEFELYYQPIMNANTQEIVSAEALIRWIHPVHGLIPPDAFIPIMEKTGFIIEVGKYILNEVLKQQKRWEMFRFKQIPVSINVSMIEVETGNFFNHVEKKLAETHVDPELITFEVTEGKAMESEKSTLNEFHKLHKLGVKISLDDFGTGYTSFSYIKKFPADVLKIDRSFMEHILVKKEDQRIVQGIIELAHNLEMKVVVEGIENLQVVELMASYGCDYLQGYYFSKPLPSFEFQKFLR, encoded by the coding sequence TTGAATATAGATGAGTTAAAAACTATTATCATTGAAACTTTAATGAATTTGGATCCTATATTCTTAGTAAGTATCATTATCGTACTGCTTGTCTCTTTTTATCTCTTCAATAAACGTTTAAATAAAAAGCTGCCTGATGCAGCAGACCAATCAAGAAAACTTTTGAAAAAGGTGTTTGATACTACTGATGAGTCGGTTTTAGTTCTCTCTTCTAATTACCAAGTTGTTTATGCAAACGATTTGATAATCAAATTATTAGGCCTAAAACCAGATGATACCTATAAAAAAATCTATCAATCAATTAAAGTAAGAATTAAAAAGAAATGGATGACTTTAGATGAGTTAATTGAAAGTGAATTGAAGGGATCTAAAAATAACTCTTATGAGCAGACAAAGACCCAACTGTGCGTCGAAGATAAAGATACACTACCTATCAATATACATATCATTCAAAATTTTCAAATGGACAATAAATGGAAATATATTGTATCCATACAAGATTTACGTTATGAGGAAGAACAGAAAGCACTAGAGTATCTTCATCACGTGACAAAATTACCAAACCAAACCCAGGCACTTGAAGATTTTAATCTACTGTTTGCAAAAACGCATTTGATCAATGGAAAGTTAGTATTTGCAGTGTTGGAGATAGATAATTTTTTTAAACTGCGGTCAATATTGGGCTATGAACAATCTACCAAGATTATGGTCAAACTTGCAAATTATCTTACGTCAGCTTCAGACAAATTAGCATACAAAGTTTATCATATGTTCCCAAATAGCTTTTTGATTGTCATGACAGATGTTGCAGATCCTCAGATTGCACTGAATTTTGTCCAAGAAGTGCAAGCTGAACTCAAAAAATTTTATAAAATGCAGGATATCAGAATGCATTTAACTGCATCTGTAGGGATCAGTATCTATCCAGACAGCGGTAATACAAGAAATCTGCTTGATAATGCATATAAGGCATTAAGCGAAGCTCAGTCACATGGACATGGTCAGGTACATATCTTTATGCCTAAAAAAGCAAGGTTTGTGTTTGATGAGTTGACTTTGTATAATGAAATGCATTTGGCACTTGAAAATAATGAGTTTGAGCTCTATTATCAACCGATCATGAATGCGAATACACAAGAGATTGTTTCTGCAGAAGCATTGATCAGATGGATCCATCCTGTACATGGGTTAATCCCCCCTGACGCTTTTATCCCGATTATGGAGAAAACAGGCTTCATTATTGAAGTAGGAAAATATATTTTAAATGAGGTTCTCAAACAACAGAAGCGCTGGGAAATGTTTAGGTTCAAACAGATACCTGTATCGATCAACGTTTCAATGATAGAGGTTGAAACCGGAAACTTTTTTAATCACGTGGAAAAGAAATTAGCAGAGACTCACGTTGATCCAGAGTTAATTACCTTTGAAGTTACAGAAGGGAAAGCGATGGAGAGTGAAAAAAGTACATTAAATGAGTTCCATAAGCTTCATAAATTGGGAGTGAAGATCTCTTTGGATGATTTTGGTACAGGATATACCTCATTCTCATATATCAAAAAATTTCCTGCTGATGTGTTGAAAATTGATAGATCTTTTATGGAACACATACTTGTAAAAAAAGAAGATCAGAGAATTGTACAAGGTATCATTGAGCTCGCTCATAATTTGGAAATGAAAGTAGTCGTTGAGGGGATTGAAAATCTACAGGTTGTGGAGCTTATGGCTTCTTACGGATGTGACTATCTACAAGGTTACTACTTCTCAAAACCGTTGCCTTCATTTGAATTCCAAAAGTTTTTACGATAA
- the xseA gene encoding exodeoxyribonuclease VII large subunit: MSQPMMSVSSLNTKIKSLLEATFMHILVEGEVASVTYHTSGHVYFAIKDSESSIRCVMWRSNVAKMKFRLEQGMHVVIEGSVGVYTPRGEYQFYAVKIEPYGQGALALAYEQLKERLKAKGYFDITRKKTVPKIIQKLVLVTAKESAALHDMLKIIQKRWPLLEVVIVDTLVQGENAAPQIARALTFADRLEADVVVVGRGGGSTEDLWAFNEEIVADTIYAMNTPVVSAVGHEVDVMISDFVADLRAPTPSAAMEMILPDVQEIMYALGELQERYRYIWQEKIAYKERALAHHSELILRSSPLRKLEETNRTYEQLKNEFQRAINRKFDKELSLLPEIQKTFLQNIEFVLQNKRELLGYLAKRFEMIDPKKQYKKGWAQVSYKGTSISLDKLKIDQTFILEDQTSRVEALCLNKLELDI; the protein is encoded by the coding sequence ATGTCACAACCTATGATGAGTGTCTCCTCTCTCAATACCAAGATCAAATCCCTACTAGAAGCAACATTTATGCATATCCTTGTTGAAGGAGAAGTGGCTTCAGTAACTTATCACACCTCAGGCCATGTCTATTTTGCTATCAAAGATAGTGAATCCTCTATAAGATGTGTAATGTGGCGGTCCAATGTTGCTAAGATGAAGTTTCGTCTAGAGCAGGGGATGCATGTTGTAATAGAGGGATCAGTCGGTGTTTATACTCCTCGTGGAGAATACCAGTTTTATGCAGTCAAGATAGAGCCGTATGGACAAGGTGCTTTGGCATTGGCCTATGAACAGCTTAAAGAGAGGCTCAAAGCCAAAGGTTACTTTGATATTACACGTAAAAAAACGGTTCCAAAAATTATACAAAAGCTTGTATTGGTTACAGCCAAAGAGAGTGCAGCTTTACATGATATGCTTAAGATCATTCAGAAGCGTTGGCCACTGCTTGAAGTAGTGATTGTAGATACTCTAGTACAAGGGGAGAATGCAGCGCCACAGATTGCAAGAGCACTTACCTTTGCAGATAGACTGGAAGCTGATGTTGTCGTCGTAGGACGTGGAGGCGGAAGTACAGAAGATCTCTGGGCATTCAATGAAGAGATTGTTGCAGATACGATTTATGCTATGAATACTCCAGTGGTCAGCGCAGTAGGGCATGAAGTTGATGTCATGATCTCTGATTTTGTTGCTGATTTACGTGCACCGACACCCAGTGCTGCTATGGAGATGATTCTTCCTGATGTACAGGAAATAATGTATGCATTAGGTGAATTGCAGGAACGTTATAGGTATATATGGCAAGAAAAGATTGCATACAAAGAGAGAGCATTGGCACATCACAGTGAACTGATATTACGCTCATCGCCATTACGAAAACTTGAAGAGACGAATAGAACATATGAACAACTGAAAAATGAATTTCAAAGAGCGATAAATCGTAAATTCGATAAAGAACTCTCTTTACTCCCTGAAATACAAAAAACTTTTTTGCAAAATATAGAATTTGTTCTACAGAACAAACGGGAACTTTTAGGATATTTAGCGAAAAGATTTGAGATGATTGATCCTAAAAAACAATATAAAAAAGGTTGGGCTCAAGTATCATATAAAGGTACATCTATCTCTTTGGATAAGTTAAAGATAGATCAAACTTTTATTCTTGAAGATCAGACATCCAGAGTTGAGGCACTCTGTTTGAATAAGTTAGAACTTGATATATAA
- the ubiE gene encoding bifunctional demethylmenaquinone methyltransferase/2-methoxy-6-polyprenyl-1,4-benzoquinol methylase UbiE: protein MGIEKLTNKVEKQEKIVSMFDDIASTYDLANRVLSFGIDKQWRRKGCNKAYEILGKDTLTQITDVATGTGDLLIFWRDIAKQRGIDVKNFVGVDPSVGMLSVAKEKVDFAIFIEGKAQELPIEDESTDIISISYGIRNVVDRVEALQEFYRALKPEGIVVILEFTKQDRSGIINKFVDFGMKKVLPRVGGIISKNYEAYKYLPDSIEEFLTTEMLEKELQEAGFEMKYVKSFSMGISTLLVAQKV from the coding sequence TTGGGTATTGAAAAACTGACCAATAAAGTAGAAAAACAAGAAAAGATCGTCAGTATGTTTGATGATATTGCATCAACGTATGATCTCGCAAATAGAGTATTAAGCTTCGGTATCGATAAACAGTGGAGAAGAAAAGGATGTAACAAAGCTTATGAGATATTGGGCAAAGATACATTGACGCAGATTACTGATGTGGCGACAGGAACGGGTGATCTATTGATCTTCTGGAGAGATATTGCAAAGCAAAGAGGGATTGACGTAAAGAATTTTGTTGGGGTTGATCCCTCAGTCGGGATGCTTAGTGTTGCTAAAGAGAAAGTAGATTTTGCAATATTCATAGAAGGAAAAGCACAAGAGCTTCCAATAGAAGACGAGAGTACAGATATCATCTCTATCTCTTATGGTATCCGTAACGTTGTAGATAGAGTAGAAGCGTTACAGGAATTTTACCGTGCATTAAAGCCGGAAGGAATCGTAGTGATCCTGGAGTTTACAAAGCAGGATAGAAGTGGCATTATCAATAAGTTTGTTGATTTTGGCATGAAAAAAGTACTACCAAGAGTAGGTGGAATCATTTCTAAGAATTATGAGGCTTATAAATATCTTCCAGACTCCATTGAGGAGTTCTTAACGACTGAGATGCTTGAAAAAGAGCTCCAAGAAGCAGGTTTTGAGATGAAATACGTGAAGTCCTTTTCCATGGGTATTTCTACACTTCTTGTTGCTCAAAAAGTTTAA
- the ribD gene encoding bifunctional diaminohydroxyphosphoribosylaminopyrimidine deaminase/5-amino-6-(5-phosphoribosylamino)uracil reductase RibD, with protein sequence MQFDEFYMQLALNEAWKYQGLTYPNPAVGAVMVENGKLLSIAAHQKAGTSHAEVLALIAAYETLSGEKIEFDPLNSEESHDFLLKLPPKFFASCTIYVTLEPCAHHGKTPSCASLLSRLKLQRVVIATCDPIKGHDGGMNLLQNVTFGILREKAEILLEPFKIWQKRAFVLFKLAQTSNGRIGGGYLSSKASLSHVHQLRERCDILFIGGNTVREDRPTLDCRFTEGNAPNVKIYSHTSDFDSEIPLFKVQDRKVEITDDLSFLDQPSFVLVEGGEGMLQSLQKKIDWLLIYQTPKLSTNALSYNIEMNLDFLHTERMGVDMMIWSKQVGY encoded by the coding sequence ATGCAGTTTGATGAATTCTATATGCAACTTGCTCTCAATGAAGCATGGAAATATCAAGGACTTACCTATCCTAATCCGGCAGTTGGTGCTGTAATGGTTGAAAATGGCAAACTTCTCAGTATAGCAGCACATCAAAAGGCAGGTACTTCCCATGCTGAAGTGTTGGCATTGATTGCCGCATATGAAACATTAAGTGGAGAAAAGATTGAGTTTGATCCACTGAATTCTGAAGAATCACATGATTTTTTATTAAAACTTCCTCCAAAATTCTTTGCTAGCTGCACCATATATGTTACCTTGGAACCATGTGCACACCATGGCAAAACACCTTCATGCGCTTCTCTATTATCAAGGTTGAAACTTCAAAGAGTGGTGATTGCAACATGTGATCCAATTAAAGGACATGACGGTGGGATGAACTTACTTCAAAATGTTACATTTGGTATTTTAAGGGAGAAGGCAGAAATACTTCTTGAGCCTTTTAAAATATGGCAGAAACGTGCATTTGTACTCTTTAAGCTTGCACAAACATCCAATGGACGTATCGGTGGAGGTTATCTAAGTTCAAAAGCTTCTTTAAGCCATGTTCATCAGTTAAGAGAAAGGTGTGACATACTTTTCATAGGTGGAAACACTGTTAGGGAGGATAGGCCGACACTTGATTGCCGTTTTACAGAGGGGAATGCACCCAATGTAAAGATATATTCGCATACAAGTGATTTTGACAGTGAGATACCGCTTTTCAAAGTGCAAGATAGAAAGGTAGAGATCACAGATGATCTGTCATTTTTAGATCAGCCTTCATTTGTACTGGTTGAAGGAGGAGAGGGGATGCTTCAATCACTACAAAAGAAGATCGATTGGCTGTTGATTTATCAGACTCCTAAGCTCTCTACAAATGCTTTATCCTATAATATCGAGATGAATTTAGATTTTCTACATACTGAAAGAATGGGTGTAGATATGATGATATGGAGTAAACAAGTTGGGTATTGA
- the rimP gene encoding ribosome maturation factor RimP: MSKVEDEIAKIVEANGASLYGIETVTEFEETIYRVLITKTGGITLDLCADISNALSPFLDVNPPLSGKYRLEVSSPGIERKLTKPIHFKNAIGEKVKVKVMGGEKLKGELKSADDEGITVTTKQGDESYRYDELGTVKTYFEW; this comes from the coding sequence ATGAGTAAGGTTGAAGATGAAATTGCAAAGATTGTTGAGGCTAATGGTGCATCACTTTACGGGATAGAGACAGTCACTGAATTTGAAGAGACTATCTATCGTGTGCTTATCACCAAAACAGGCGGTATAACACTTGATCTCTGTGCGGATATCTCTAATGCACTCTCTCCTTTTTTGGATGTGAATCCACCACTCAGCGGTAAATATCGTTTAGAAGTAAGCTCACCAGGAATTGAACGTAAACTTACAAAACCTATTCATTTTAAAAATGCCATCGGTGAGAAAGTTAAAGTTAAGGTAATGGGTGGAGAGAAACTCAAAGGCGAGCTTAAAAGTGCGGACGATGAAGGTATCACTGTAACAACGAAACAAGGTGATGAATCTTATCGTTATGATGAACTAGGAACTGTAAAAACGTATTTCGAATGGTAA
- the rbfA gene encoding 30S ribosome-binding factor RbfA — translation MTQEEIKRHRVESVLKEVIPEALSTLDDERINSLLVTEVVCSKGRSDAKVYLDKSFLTEKEQNEALRQLRSVAGYIQNHCKQSEGWFKAPRLTFEFDEQLEKQQRMEDLFAQISKKKGESDE, via the coding sequence ATGACACAAGAAGAGATCAAACGCCACCGCGTAGAGTCAGTGTTGAAGGAAGTAATTCCTGAGGCTTTGTCTACACTTGATGATGAACGTATCAACTCGTTACTTGTCACTGAAGTGGTCTGTTCAAAGGGACGTAGCGATGCTAAAGTCTATTTGGATAAATCGTTCTTAACTGAAAAAGAACAAAATGAAGCATTGCGTCAACTTCGTTCAGTAGCTGGTTATATACAGAACCATTGTAAACAAAGTGAGGGCTGGTTCAAAGCGCCCCGTCTTACATTTGAGTTTGATGAACAATTAGAGAAGCAACAGCGTATGGAAGATCTGTTTGCACAGATAAGTAAAAAAAAGGGTGAGAGCGATGAGTAA